In the genome of Globicephala melas chromosome 3, mGloMel1.2, whole genome shotgun sequence, one region contains:
- the LOC115859995 gene encoding LOW QUALITY PROTEIN: neuropeptide Y receptor type 6-like (The sequence of the model RefSeq protein was modified relative to this genomic sequence to represent the inferred CDS: inserted 1 base in 1 codon; deleted 1 base in 1 codon), giving the protein MEFFLNHPASNKTSIKSNNSALFYFESCRPTSLGLLLLLIVYTVILIMDFSGNLSLIIIIFKKQREAQNVTNILYAYLFLSDILVRVMYIPFTIIYTLMDHWIFGDIMCKRTFYVHSVSISVSIFSLVLTAVERYQLIVNPRGWKHSVAHAYWGITLIWLFSLLLSIPFFLSYHLTHEPFQNLSLPTDLYTQQVACVENWPSKMNWLLFTTSLFMLQYCVPLSXTLICYLKIVICLGRRNGKVDKKRESESWVRENKRINAMLISTVVTFGVCWLPLNIFKVIFDWYHEVLRSCHHELVFVFCHLIAMVSTCIHPLFYGFLNKNFQKDLVLLIHHCWCFAPRERYQNTAISSMHTDESKGSLRLAHTSRSI; this is encoded by the exons ATGGAATTTTTCCTAAACCATCCAGCATCTAATAAAACCAGTATAAAGAGCAACAACTCTGCACTTTTCTACTTTGAGTCCTGTAGA CCCACTTCCCTAGGCTTGCTCCTATTACTCATAGTCTATACTGTGATCTTAATCATGGACTTTTCTGGAAACCTCTCTCTCATTATTATCATCTTTAAGAAGCAGAGAGAAGCTCAGAATGTCACCAACATACTGTACGCCTATCTCTTCCTCTCTGACATCTTGGTACGTGTCATGTACATCCCTTTTACTATCATCTACACTCTGATGGATCACTGGATATTTGGGGATATCATGTGCAAACGCACCTTCTATGTGCATAGTGTCTCCATCTCTGTGTCCATATTCTCACTTGTGTTAACTGCTGTTGAAAGATATCAGCTGATTGTGAACCCTCGGGGCTGGAAACACAGTGTAGCTCACGCCTACtggggtatcacattgatttggcTATTTTCCCTTCTGTTGTCTATTCCCTTCTTCCTGTCCTACCACCTCACCCATGAGCCCTTCCAAAACCTCTCTCTTCCCACTGACCTCTACACCCAGCAGGTGGCCTGTGTAGAGAACTGGCCGTCCAAAATGAACTGGCTCCTCTTTACCACCTCCCTGTTTATGCTGCAATATTGTGTCCCTCTGA TCACCCTCATCTGCTACCTGAAGATTGTTATCTGCCTTGGCAGGAGAAATGGGAAAGTAGACAAGAAGAGGGAAAGTGAGAGCTGGGTCAGGGAGAACAAGAGGATCAACGCGATGTTGATTTCTACTGTCGTAACCTTTGGGGTCTGCTGGCTTCCCTTGAACATCTTCAAGGTCATCTTTGACTGGTATCATGAGGTCCTGAGGAGCTGCCACCATGAATTGGTATTTGTATTTTGCCACTTGATTGCTATGGTTTCTACATGCATACATCCTCTGTTTTATGGCTTTCTCAACAAAAATTTCCAGAAGGACCTGGTATTGCTTATTCACCACTGCTGGTGCTTTGCACCTCGGGAAAGATACCAAAATACTGCCATCTCAAGTATGCACACAGATGAATCCAAGGGATCATTAAGATTAGCTCATACATCAAGAAGTatataa